The window GCTGGATATCGTTCTCTGCCAGTCGCAAGGCGGCGACTTGTTTATTCAAGTCAAGCTCCCGCTTTTGCTGGCGGATCGTTTTCATCACTATATGGTAATCCGGGTGGTATCTCCCGAACCGCTGCACCTCTTCATATCGTTCTTTCATCTCGGTGAACTTCCTGATTGACTGGACTAGATCCGGATCCGAATAGACCCGATCGTAGGCCTGCTGGTACTCGGCCACTACTTCTGAATGCCGCAGCATATCAGCAAGTTCATCTATCTGTTCGATGATGGCGAGCCATTCGTCGGTCATCATCATACAATCATCGCCTCCCATCCCGTCCATCATACCAGATTTCGAGACGCATGTGCATCTATTGCCGCCCGGAATTTCAGGATGTTTCCATTGTCACCTCGATCCGCCTTCCACTTTCCCTTCATACGTTTTTTCCGAGAGAGCCCATTCCGCCTCGGCCACATCCGAAAAAGGAAGGACACCGGTTGCGGTCTGCTGGTATTTTTCATGGCCCTTTCCGGCAATTAAGACAATGTCTCCGGGAGCGGCCCGGAAAATCGCTTGGCGTATGGCGTCTTTCCGATCCAGCACCGCCTCGACTGTCGAACAGTCCCCGCCGAACCCTTCCTTGATATCCCGTACAATGCGTACCGGATCTTCATTGCGCGGATTATCGGTCGTGATGAAAACGAGAGATGAATAGCGGACAGCCAGTTCTCCCATCTCCGCCCGTTTCCCCTTATCCCGTTCTCCCCCACAACCGAAGACAGTGATCAGCTTTCCGTAGCAAATGGTCGACAGTGTTTGCAGGACAGCTTCAAGTGCATCCGGCGTATGGGCATAGTCGATGAATACCTGGACTCCATCCTGCTCCAGGCGCTGTAACCTTCCTTCCGGCAATGCCAACATACTTATTTGGTCGGCAACGTCATCAACCGTATAGCCGAGAGCGATGAGTGCACTTGCCGCTGCAATGGCGTTCAGTCTATTATAATGGCCCGGGATGGCAAGTTTTTGAAGGATCAGATCTGTCGAATAGCCGAGCATGGCAGCCGCGCCAAAATAGAGAGTAGGCCGTTCCGAAGCGTCTGCCATTTGACGGCATTGCGTATCATCTTGATTGACAATGATGGCATGGGCTTGATGTAGCAATCGTCCTTTGGCGGCAATGTAAGCTTCCCTGCCGCCATGTTCCTCATAATGGTCTTGGCCGATATTCAATAGGAGGCCGACGTCGATTTCACAATGTGCAAGCCGCGAGTTGGCCAAGCCGATGGAGGAGGCTTCCAAGATGACATGAGTTACCCCCCGGCTTTCACAATACGCCAATAAAGGATGCAAGTATTCAGCGGGCAGCGTAGTCATTTCCGGACAGTCATACTCCATTCGGCGCCCTTCGATGAAAATGCCGATCGTACCGATCACGGCACATCGGATGCCAAGCCCTTGCAATAATTGCCCGATGAAATGGGTGACGGTCGTCTTGCCATTCGTCCCGGTCACCGCCACGACCGTCAACCTTTCAGACGGATTGCCTGCTAACCGGGCACTTGCATAGGAAAGGAATTTCCGGCAATCCGGTACTGTGATGATCGGCACATTCAGCGGAAGCTCCGACAAGGAGGGTCGATCGACAACGATAGCAACAGCTCCTTTTTGTATCGCTTCTTCTATATAACTGGCTCCATCTTGCCGCTTCCCTTTCCTAGCGACGAAGAGGAACCCTTCCCCGACATTGGCGGCCCGTTCTGTAACGCCCGTGACCTGAACCCGGGGGCGCCCCCCCGTGACTGTGCAAGGCCAATCTTTTAGAAGCTCCGTTACATGCAACACCCCTCTCCCCTTCCCGAACATTTTCGAAAAACACGAATATATTGAGAGCGAACATACTTTATCGTATGAACAAGAAGGTATGAATGTCACGAAGAAAGTTGGGGGTCTATATGATCGTCCAGAAATTCGGCGGAATCGCCATGAGAGATGAACAGATGAGAGCCGCATGCATCGAGCATATAAGGGATGGTTTAAATAAGTACCGTCATGTATTGGTCGTGGTCTCCGCTATCGGGCGGATGCATGATCCCTACTCGACAGATAGCCTCTTGCAACTGACAACTGCTTTTTCATCGGATATGAAAGCCCGTGATCTAGCGGCATCTTGTGGGGAACTGA is drawn from Sporosarcina sp. FSL W7-1349 and contains these coding sequences:
- a CDS encoding YlbF family regulator, producing MMMTDEWLAIIEQIDELADMLRHSEVVAEYQQAYDRVYSDPDLVQSIRKFTEMKERYEEVQRFGRYHPDYHIVMKTIRQQKRELDLNKQVAALRLAENDIQQVLDEIGLNMAHAVSEAVKVPTGNAFFADSSCGTGCGTGGSCSCSA
- a CDS encoding UDP-N-acetylmuramoyl-L-alanyl-D-glutamate--2,6-diaminopimelate ligase, coding for MHVTELLKDWPCTVTGGRPRVQVTGVTERAANVGEGFLFVARKGKRQDGASYIEEAIQKGAVAIVVDRPSLSELPLNVPIITVPDCRKFLSYASARLAGNPSERLTVVAVTGTNGKTTVTHFIGQLLQGLGIRCAVIGTIGIFIEGRRMEYDCPEMTTLPAEYLHPLLAYCESRGVTHVILEASSIGLANSRLAHCEIDVGLLLNIGQDHYEEHGGREAYIAAKGRLLHQAHAIIVNQDDTQCRQMADASERPTLYFGAAAMLGYSTDLILQKLAIPGHYNRLNAIAAASALIALGYTVDDVADQISMLALPEGRLQRLEQDGVQVFIDYAHTPDALEAVLQTLSTICYGKLITVFGCGGERDKGKRAEMGELAVRYSSLVFITTDNPRNEDPVRIVRDIKEGFGGDCSTVEAVLDRKDAIRQAIFRAAPGDIVLIAGKGHEKYQQTATGVLPFSDVAEAEWALSEKTYEGKVEGGSR